Proteins encoded within one genomic window of Bemisia tabaci chromosome 2, PGI_BMITA_v3:
- the LOC109029933 gene encoding LIM homeobox transcription factor 1-beta isoform X1 has protein sequence MVQSMVDSLHPCITGPEAIKSEKCWEVCEGCGQQIQDRFLMRVGVGEASWHESCLACSVCASPLSRSCYIRDNKLFCKPDYDRLFGAKCLRCAERVLPHEMIMRAQNHIFHLQCFVCVICCQPLQKGEQFVLRAGQLFCRQDFEKEMFLLQQSPSDELLLDDTSRPRDGRRGPKRPRTILTSAQRRQFKASFEVSPKPCRKVREALAKDTGLSVRVVQVWFQNQRAKMKKIQRKAKIETDKSSSEKDEKSDGHGHANIKQESINSDHSEWDHYLSLSSLNMHDSGDAPFLSGSGQPLNPNQPYSPDDGYPTHSGDSFCSSDISLDGSTNLDEGGSDSLSLPPPSHEGILHGTLGQVNPIDKLYLMQNSYFSNSEQ, from the exons ATGGTTCAAAGTATGGTAGATTCTCTGCATCCCTGTATCACCGGCCCAG AGGCGATCAAAAGCGAGAAATGCTGGGAGGTGTGCGAGGGCTGCGGGCAGCAGATCCAGGACCGCTTCTTGATGCGCGTCGGGGTGGGCGAGGCGTCTTGGCACGAATCCTGTCTCGCGTGCAGCGTCTGCGCCTCCCCTCTCTCCCGCTCTTGCTACATCAGGGACAACAAGCTCTTCTGCAAACCCGACTACGACAG GTTGTTCGGGGCCAAGTGTCTACGCTGCGCCGAGCGGGTTCTGCCGCACGAGATGATCATGCGAGCTCAGAACCACATCTTTCACCTTCAGTGCTTTGTGTGCGTCATCTGCTGTCAGCCCCTCCAGAAGGGCGAGCAGTTCGTCCTCCGTGCCGGACAGCTTTTCTGTAGGCAAGATTTCGAAAAAGAAATGTTCCTCCTTCAGCAAAGCCCTTCAG ATGAGTTGCTGCTAGACGACACGAGCCGACCTCGCGACGGAAGGAGAGGCCCGAAAAGGCCGCGGACGATCCTCACCTCAGCGCAAAGGCGGCAGTTCAAAGCCTCCTTTGAAGTCAGCCCGAAACCCTGTAGAAAG GTTCGAGAGGCACTGGCGAAGGACACGGGTCTGAGTGTGCGGGTGGTGCAGGTATGGTTCCAGAACCAGCGAGCCAAGATGAAGAAAATCCAGCGGAAAGCCAAGATCGAGACGGACAAGTCCAGCTCGGAGAAGGACGAGAAGAGTGATGGACACGGGCACGCCAACATCAAGCAGGAATCAATCAACAGTGACCACAGTGAGTGGG ATCATTACCTGAGCCTAAGCAGCCTCAACATGCACGACAGTGGGGACGCCCCATTTCTCTCTGGTTCCGGACAACCCCTGAACCCGAACCAACCTTATTCGCCGGATG ACGGATACCCCACACACTCTGGAGACAGTTTTTGCAGTTCGGACATCTCGCTAGATGGGAGCACTAACTTAGATGAGGGAGGTTCTGATTCTTTGTCCCTCCCGCCACCAAGCCATGAAGGAATTCTCCACGGCACATTAGGCCAAGTTAATCCCATTGACAAATTATATCTCATGCAGAACTCGTACTTCAGTAACTCTGAGCAGTGA
- the LOC109029933 gene encoding LIM homeobox transcription factor 1-beta isoform X2 encodes MVQSMVDSLHPCITGPEAIKSEKCWEVCEGCGQQIQDRFLMRVGVGEASWHESCLACSVCASPLSRSCYIRDNKLFCKPDYDRLFGAKCLRCAERVLPHEMIMRAQNHIFHLQCFVCVICCQPLQKGEQFVLRAGQLFCRQDFEKEMFLLQQSPSDELLLDDTSRPRDGRRGPKRPRTILTSAQRRQFKASFEVSPKPCRKVREALAKDTGLSVRVVQVWFQNQRAKMKKIQRKAKIETDKSSSEKDEKSDGHGHANIKQESINSDHNHYLSLSSLNMHDSGDAPFLSGSGQPLNPNQPYSPDDGYPTHSGDSFCSSDISLDGSTNLDEGGSDSLSLPPPSHEGILHGTLGQVNPIDKLYLMQNSYFSNSEQ; translated from the exons ATGGTTCAAAGTATGGTAGATTCTCTGCATCCCTGTATCACCGGCCCAG AGGCGATCAAAAGCGAGAAATGCTGGGAGGTGTGCGAGGGCTGCGGGCAGCAGATCCAGGACCGCTTCTTGATGCGCGTCGGGGTGGGCGAGGCGTCTTGGCACGAATCCTGTCTCGCGTGCAGCGTCTGCGCCTCCCCTCTCTCCCGCTCTTGCTACATCAGGGACAACAAGCTCTTCTGCAAACCCGACTACGACAG GTTGTTCGGGGCCAAGTGTCTACGCTGCGCCGAGCGGGTTCTGCCGCACGAGATGATCATGCGAGCTCAGAACCACATCTTTCACCTTCAGTGCTTTGTGTGCGTCATCTGCTGTCAGCCCCTCCAGAAGGGCGAGCAGTTCGTCCTCCGTGCCGGACAGCTTTTCTGTAGGCAAGATTTCGAAAAAGAAATGTTCCTCCTTCAGCAAAGCCCTTCAG ATGAGTTGCTGCTAGACGACACGAGCCGACCTCGCGACGGAAGGAGAGGCCCGAAAAGGCCGCGGACGATCCTCACCTCAGCGCAAAGGCGGCAGTTCAAAGCCTCCTTTGAAGTCAGCCCGAAACCCTGTAGAAAG GTTCGAGAGGCACTGGCGAAGGACACGGGTCTGAGTGTGCGGGTGGTGCAGGTATGGTTCCAGAACCAGCGAGCCAAGATGAAGAAAATCCAGCGGAAAGCCAAGATCGAGACGGACAAGTCCAGCTCGGAGAAGGACGAGAAGAGTGATGGACACGGGCACGCCAACATCAAGCAGGAATCAATCAACAGTGACCACA ATCATTACCTGAGCCTAAGCAGCCTCAACATGCACGACAGTGGGGACGCCCCATTTCTCTCTGGTTCCGGACAACCCCTGAACCCGAACCAACCTTATTCGCCGGATG ACGGATACCCCACACACTCTGGAGACAGTTTTTGCAGTTCGGACATCTCGCTAGATGGGAGCACTAACTTAGATGAGGGAGGTTCTGATTCTTTGTCCCTCCCGCCACCAAGCCATGAAGGAATTCTCCACGGCACATTAGGCCAAGTTAATCCCATTGACAAATTATATCTCATGCAGAACTCGTACTTCAGTAACTCTGAGCAGTGA